The Sinomicrobium kalidii region GTTTCGGGGGCTTTTATCCTCCTGCTCCTGGGATCATACGAGATCGTAATAAACATCATAAACCAGCTTCGCGAAGGTTTGTTCAATGCCAATACCCATATACTGGGGCAGGCATTCCTTAAACTGGCCGTTTTCGGCCTCGGGGCCGTTTTCGGAATCAAACTGTTTTCCGGCGTGCTCAACTGGATGTTCCGTCACTATAAAAACACCACGCTTGCCCTGCTTACCGGTTTTATGGTAGGGTCGCTCAATAAGATCTGGCCATGGAAAGAAACACTGTCGTGGAGGACCAATTCCCACAACGAACAGGTCCCCGTCCTGCAAAAGAGTATTTCGCCCTTCCACTTTGAGGGAGACAGTCAGCTTCTGCTGGCCTGTCTTGTTGCTGTTGCAGGTTTCCTTACCATATATCTTTTGGAAAAAATAGCTGTAAAAGCTCAAAAAACCAATGAATAGTGTCAGAACACTTAGGGACAGGGTCTTTTTAGTGATAAAAGGACTGGCCATGGGAGCTGCCAACAAGGTGCCCGGGGTCTCCGGTGGCATTGTGGCTTTTGTGGCCGGATTTTACGAGGAATTCATCTATTCACTCCAGAAAATCAACCTCAAGGCCCTGAAATTACTCATCAACGGGAGGTTTAAGTCCTTTTTCCGCTATATCAACGGAAGGTTCCTGGGACTGCTCATCTTCGGTATGCTGGTGAGTTATTTCAGTGTATCCAAAATACTCGATTTTTTTATTGCCAAAAAAGAGCTCTTTGTCTGGGCAACCTTTTTCGGAATGATCCTGGGGTCCATATATTACATTTCAAGAGGCTTTTGCTGGAACCGGAAAACCGTTATCTCGGCTATTGCGGGATTACTGGTCGGGATATCCATCAGTTTCCTGAGTCCCGCGAGAGAAAACACCAATCTCCTCTTCATTTTCCTTTGTGGTATTATCAGTGTGTCCGGGATGACGCTGCCCGGCCTGTCCGGGTCCTTTATCCTTATTCTTCTGGGCAATTACGTACTCCTGCTGGTAGATTCGGTAAATGCCCTTTACGATACCTTTGCCGAAATGCTGCGCGGTGATTTTTCCTTCCTTCAGAACGAAGAGCGAATAGACGTATTGATCATCCTCGGTGTGTTCACCCTGGGATCTGCCACAGGACTGGTGACCATTTCGCACCTGCTGAATTACGTGCTCAAGCATTACAAAAATATCACCACAGCCATAATCATCGGCTTTATAACAGGCTCCCTGGGCGTTGTATGGCCATGGAAAGAAACGATATACCGCACGAACGAAGCGGGAAAATTTATCTTTGACAGTGAAGGGCACCGGATCATACAAAATTACCGCCGCTATATTCCCGATTTTTCCATTTCGGAGACCTGGATAGCCATAGCTTTTGTTATCTTTGGGATTTTCGTTGTCCTTTCACTCGACTGGTACGGAAGACGGACAAGAAAGGTAAAGTAACGCCTTGTCCGGCCTGTTTTCAAACCGGATCATCCGGAAGGGACAATCAATTTGTAAACCGCAAAACCCAAGACAATGCCTTTATTCGGACTCATCGGAAAAAACATATCCTATTCCTTCTCGCAGGTTTATTTCAGGGAAAAATTTGAAAAACTGCAGCTGACAGACCACACCTATGTGAACTTCGACATTCCGGAAATAGAAGATTTTCCTTCCCTGTTGCAGGAACATCCGGATATCCGGGGGTGTAATGTCACCATTCCGTATAAAGAAGCCATCATCCCCTACCTTTCGGGCTTGAGCAATAAAGCGGAGCAAATCGGTGCGGTAAATGTCATAAAGGCCGGTAAAGACCGGCTTATCGGGTATAACACCGATTATTACGGTTTCCAGGCTTCACTGCAACCCTTACTGTGCAAAGAACATCAGAAAGCGTTGATACTCGGCACCGGAGGAGCGTCAAAAGCCGTGGCATTCAGCTTTAAGGAACTGGATATCCGGCACACATTCGTATCGCGTCATCCCGGAAAGGGACAATTATCCTACGAGGACCTTACCGAAGATATCCTTGCCGAATACCTGATCATTGTAAACTGTACCCCGCTGGGTACTTTTCCGGATGCAGACAATAAACCC contains the following coding sequences:
- a CDS encoding shikimate dehydrogenase family protein codes for the protein MPLFGLIGKNISYSFSQVYFREKFEKLQLTDHTYVNFDIPEIEDFPSLLQEHPDIRGCNVTIPYKEAIIPYLSGLSNKAEQIGAVNVIKAGKDRLIGYNTDYYGFQASLQPLLCKEHQKALILGTGGASKAVAFSFKELDIRHTFVSRHPGKGQLSYEDLTEDILAEYLIIVNCTPLGTFPDADNKPDIPYQYITDKHLLYDLIYNPAETSFLKEGKQRGAITSNGLKMLQFQAEKAWEIWNSPPDGA
- a CDS encoding DUF368 domain-containing protein, with the translated sequence MNSVRTLRDRVFLVIKGLAMGAANKVPGVSGGIVAFVAGFYEEFIYSLQKINLKALKLLINGRFKSFFRYINGRFLGLLIFGMLVSYFSVSKILDFFIAKKELFVWATFFGMILGSIYYISRGFCWNRKTVISAIAGLLVGISISFLSPARENTNLLFIFLCGIISVSGMTLPGLSGSFILILLGNYVLLLVDSVNALYDTFAEMLRGDFSFLQNEERIDVLIILGVFTLGSATGLVTISHLLNYVLKHYKNITTAIIIGFITGSLGVVWPWKETIYRTNEAGKFIFDSEGHRIIQNYRRYIPDFSISETWIAIAFVIFGIFVVLSLDWYGRRTRKVK